AGACGGCCGTCATCACCATCGCGTCACGATTTCTCACGTGCGCGAGTTCGTGGGCGATCACCGCCTCGAGTTCGTCTGCCGTCTCGAGCGCCTCGAGCGTCCCCCGGGAGAGCACGAGGTGGACGGTTTCCGACCGGAAGCCGACGGCCATCGCCTCGGGGGCGTCGCGGTCGGCGAGGGCGACCATGGGCACGGGGACGGAAAGCAGCGCAGCGACCTTCGTGACCGTCCGGTAGAGCTCGGGTTCGTCCGACGGCGCGACGGGGGTGGCGTCGGCGAACCGCTCGATCGTCTCGAGGTGGCTGTACTCGAGGTAGCCGATCACGACGAGCGTGAACGCCGTAAAGAGCGTGGCGAAGCCGGCGGCACCGCCGGGATCGACGGCGATGAAGAGGGCGAAAAAGACCAGCCAGACGCCGACCAGGAGGGCGACAGTGACGAACGCGAGCGCGAGGACGGCGGCGACCATCCGCGCGTGGAGCGCAGTCAGACGGGGGGACATACCCGTGAAATGGAGCGTCGGTGAAAAAAGTCGTGCGGTGCCGACACGCACTCGATACCGCAACAACGTGCTTATCCGGTGTCCGGCCCTACGGCCGCCGATGACCGACGGGGACGTCGCGGCCTTCACGCACCTCGGCCCGACGGTTCGCGAGGCGCTCTCCGACCGTGGCTTCTCGACGCCGACGCCGCCACAGCGACTGGCGATTCCGCCGCTCGCCGCCGGCGAGGACACGCTCGTGATCGCCCCCACCGGCAGCGGCAAGACCGAGACGGCGATGCTCCCGGTCTTCGACCACGTCCTCGCCGAGGGACCGCCCGAGGGGATCGCCGCCCTCTACGTCACCCCCCTGCGGGCGCTCAACCGCGACA
This portion of the Natronobeatus ordinarius genome encodes:
- a CDS encoding M48 family metalloprotease; this translates as MSPRLTALHARMVAAVLALAFVTVALLVGVWLVFFALFIAVDPGGAAGFATLFTAFTLVVIGYLEYSHLETIERFADATPVAPSDEPELYRTVTKVAALLSVPVPMVALADRDAPEAMAVGFRSETVHLVLSRGTLEALETADELEAVIAHELAHVRNRDAMVMTAVSTPVVLAGGLRSRIESMEEPGVLILIVGPLWFVSSALWVVGRTITARLSRARERVADRAAAEATGSPAALASALRRLDGEIADTPNRDLRAVSGVSSLSILPLEPRELEKVMLGPRGDVEPSFWWLRKRLHRLERRLFGSHPPTEERLAALSSLERERSGR